In Thunnus thynnus chromosome 4, fThuThy2.1, whole genome shotgun sequence, the DNA window ACTGATATTGTTTACTGATAATATGCTAATCAATGCTATAGCAGGAGAGATAAACAGTTGATGGTCAAGAAATGGTTCCAGCTCATAACTTCCCGAAAACCATGATttataatttttacatttctgtttgtttatggaTTAAACAAGATACAGTACTGTTTTTACAACATACCATGGTGAAACATGCTGACGGTATCAATACCGCCAACCATTTCCGTTACCGTCATTAGCGTTGTTTTCAGAGGacaccatgaacacacagcagctcctgccttcatcagcagtttgattttgtttagcCACAAGCAAACTGTAAGAGTCCAGTATAACTGTTATGTTAAATTTCtctgccttttaaaaatgttaacagCCAGCAGGTAACACTTACTACAAAGTTCTCAGAGACgctgagctgcatttaaagtgaTTGTTAGTCACTGAACAGCCTGCTTTTGTTCAaagtttaaactttttttgatgTTACGTCTTATACAGTCAAATAAAGCTGCAACATACAGACTGCTGCTCAGTGAATAAAATCCAAGGTGATCATGCTGTGAAGtaatttaactatattttagcaCTAATAGAAGGATTCCAGGAAACGTTGTTGATTATCGTGACAATACCGTTTACTGTgatatttgtaaatgtttattagtGAACTTaggaggtgctggtaggtggttttgaactttggacagacccaggctagctgtttccccctacttccagtctttatgctaagctaggctaaacaggTCTTGCATATTTACTGtagcatatttcccaaattgttgaactattcctttaaggcaCAATGGGGTCTGACCTCCCAGTTGCATGTTATATAAAAGtgacaataaataacaatattcTGTCAGCCATctctttattgcttttttaataATTACAAAATTAGGAAacaaagacttttaaaaaaaagtcgtTATAAAGATGTtcgtaaaaattaaaatatttttaatactgACACTGTTAGGATTGTAAATATAatcacatccatccatcaaaTCAGTAACATTTATAATACATTTATGATTAACTACTGATTGTTGATTAAATCTCaattaatgcatttttgaaTATCAATCAGGAAGAAACAggacacatgcatacatacacatgtatgtatgaTTAAAGcctttcctctttccttccaCTTTTATTGAAAACCTTCCAGGTCTTCCTCTCCGCCTTTGGTTGATGCcctctttttctgctgctgacCTTTCCTCCCAGCAACTCATAGCTGTCCTCAAATAGCGTTTTTCCACTCACAGTGTAGCTGACGTCGGACCAGGTGAGGACAGAGCCTTGGTACggcctgaaaacacaaacacatactttATATATTGAAATGATGAATTTAAACCAAGTCCAAAAAGTTTGCAATCCTTTTTTGATAAAGGATATTTAGctgtaaaatgtcactttggtttATATTGTCAATTAAGGCATTTTAAGGAATAAGTTAAGGTGTGGTGTGTTTCATGGTTTTTGCACCATGTTAAGGGTTtttactctttaaaaaaatttcAATCCATTAATTTATCCATTAATTATCCCTTTAATACCCATTAATGAATACCTTAATTCCATCTTTATTAATGGGTAAATTAATGGAATTTTAAGGTTAAAGAAATGAAAGGATTTTGTTTCATGatgcaacataaaatatatttataaaggcCTGGGCTGGGTAACGATATTGATACCTTACTTTGTGAAACATAAACTATATGTTTTAACATCATTTAACAAATTCAACAATTCAACTACTCAGGGACTCAATAAAATATAGTCTGAAATTGAAGAGGTCTTTAAAAAAGGTCTTTATAATATCaaaaatgctcctttttgtctcagctggcTGGAGgagtgtgttggtgtctgtgtttgattgacagcagctgccACCGATGTTACACCATACAGAACAAAGTatacaaactgctgtagctataAGTCATAGATTTGgacaaagtgacatttgcagatatgttcacatggtgtttaatgtgctgcaacaagctaaggtgcaggacaagacgtgtgttcatgtttgttagTTAGATAAGAAGTAGACTTTAGCAGAAAAGCTAATGTgagttgttgttcagagtctgtggctacTGCgatgtgtagcaggatgcaatcaggctcagtgtgaccgtctgctctgcctctgactgaagacttcatttgaaataaggactccaggTACATAAGCAGATGGCAGAACagtatttaattgaaataatgtaaaattagGGGGCACcatcatgaaaagaaagaatttaaaatataaagttcttttggtttctgatttgaGAACACAGGAAAAGTGATTTAGAGAGCAGATATGTTGATGTAGTGGacaaaaaagactttaaaataggAAGTATCTCCCAGACCCCTCAACTATCCACAGTGATAGTGCAATCTGTTCTTGGTTTGATTTCTCTATGTGAACTTCGGGGTCATTTGAAAGTTGAAAGCTTCAGACTCAGAAATATTTCAGAGATAATCTTAGCTGCATTAGCTAGCTAGCCAAGATTTCGTGACTTCATACAAGAATGAAACGTAACGTAGATGAAATGTTGAGATGAGCTAATGTTTGCTTGTACTGTTACTTCTACAGTTTGTACTCTGAAGACCTGGATACTGTTAGTATGAATTGAAGTAGTGTTAGGTAGGTATACAGTCTCAGGTCTAGTATCTGAGATGAACCTGAAATTTGTAAGTCAAAACCAAATTCTGAGTTTGTCAATGTTTTTTCAGCTGCCATATAAGATAAGAGCCATatagataagactttattgatcccgAGAGGGAAAATTTGCATGTTACAGCAGTGCAGGAAACGGATAAGAACTGAGagtaataaatacaacaaaataagaagtCAAGTAAATGACATTCAGTctatatacattataaacattacaatacTTAGGCTATATACATGACCTGACTTgtgcattgtaaaaaaaaaaaagaagcaaactaTGTGCAGAAGTAATAGTTCTGTTCTGGTAGATGTAGCTATAATTATATACGGTATGTATTTATAAAGGTGAAGTAGTGAATacagaataaattaaatatgtagtagtgttatcttatttattttgtgttcacTACTTCACCTATGTAACTACATATATAACtacatatataatgtataatcaCCATATTGGAGTGATAGCACCTTTAGATATAATATAAACTTATTATAAGTCCAGTCTTGACTTTGGTTTAAATGTAAACCTCGTTTGACGATTTGTGCAACATAACCAATAAACCTCAATTTGAACAGACTTGATCCTTACTGGTGTAACCTGACTATAAAGTTATAAAACaactgatctctctctctctcacacacacacacacagagggtcATACCTGTAGACACCACGGGTCATGTAGTTGAAGATTTCTTTGTGGCTGAGAGCATAATCCCATATCTGGACATCTGTCACCTGACCGTCAATACCTGAAAATTCAATCATAGGCTCACCTGACCACACattctgaacacacacacacacacaccaacatacaTGGACACAAAGAgtgaagaataagatatatcaggctttggatacacacacaatacttctaAGTAAATCAGtgcattgttggtttggctctgcacatgagatttgttgacaataagaaaaatatagaaagtcaACAGTTATATCTTTTAAAGATGGCTGCTCTATTGAGGGAACATTTAAAGTGAGGAGAACCTTGAAAATGTGATACAAGACAGGAGGAGCAGACAGAGGGACTGATACGTATGGGAGCAGAAATTAGGCTTGAATGCACAGTTCCacaataattaatatttataaagCAGAATCATACACTGTTTTTAACACTGTTTATGCAGATTCAAGAaccaacaaatgcactgtttaTTAAATTAAACACTCTAAAATTTGGAGATTTAGCAAACTTTAAAATGGTTCAAATCATGTATAGAGTTAAAATTCAATTATTACATGAAAGTACccaaaaactgtttaaaatgagaGAGAGTCAACATGATTTGAGAGGAAttcacatgtttaaaaaatacattgtgaGGACTAATGTAAGAAACATtgtattcaaatataaaaatgtatattcagAATTTAACACTGGCATTGTTTCCAACTGTGCGATTGAGAAATAGCATTtttataggtttttttttttcttcttttttgcagactcaaaaaaaagatgaaaagacagTTTCATAATCAGGCTGTAGCAACaaaaattttaaacaaattagatGTGCTTCAGCTTGCACTACTCTTTCCTCACCTGAAAAGGCAGGATCTTCCTGATGCTCATGTTTGAGCCACTAAACACCTGGACCACACTGTTGGTGTCCACAGTGAGGCAGACTCTGGTCCAGATTTCCGGTTCAATGAGTGACTGGAACTTTATGTTGGGTTTGAAGTACCAGTAGTAGTAACCGGAACTGGGCATGTACAGTGAATACGTATCAGAGCCTCTGACTCCCAGAAACATTGGGTTTCTGCTGGCTGGACTCAGTGTGAAGATTCTGCTTGATGTTTCAAAGTCAATGAGATAACGCAGACACACGGACACACCTGCAGGGGTCATGGAGAGTGTTAATAAGTAAGTGTAagtaaacaacaaacacattaacaGCTTTTGGTTGTTGTAGTACATTCATTTAAAAGAGAAGAGCCTAATACACACAATAGAAATGTGCCTGTGCAGTTATAATCCACCTCAGATGAAGgttcacattttctttcacGCTTTAAGTCAGCGTtgacttttttgtgttgttgattGTTGGTcggggacaaaacaagacatttcaggacatcatcttgggctctgggaaactgtgatggacatttatttttaccattttctgacgttttatggacaaaacaactaatcgattaatcaggaaaataattggcagattaatcaataatgaaaataatcattagtttgcAGCCCTATATTGCATACTGACATTCCCCACTCTGTTTAAATAATTAAGCCTACAATAAGTTACTGTATATCATCAGTTGGAACAAGTAGTTCCAGTGTAACAACTACACATTGTTCtcaaattgtaaaaacaaaaccaaaagaagCAGGGAAATGAAAGTGAGTTGTGGGCTGCATGTTTGTTTCTGAGAGACATGGTCAATATAAATTTAACCCTAATAAGTATCGCCAACGTGAAAGCAGCATCATGTAGATCATCATGTAGGTGCTTGGACTCTGGTTGTCTcctatgtgtgcatgtgtctgtataCAGGCTGCTGTCAATAAATgcaatgataatataataataataacagatgGAAGCTACAAAGGTCCTACTGTAAAGCCACTATGCTTATAGTGGTAACGGTACATTACATTCAATGTGTTGGTGACAGTAGAGTGTTGTGAAATAACTCTTCATCTATGAAATTATtccttgtgtcttgtttttggcatttctcatttatgtgtatatactgtTTCTATGGTCTGTAGAACAGAATTAATGGacttctcaaaaaagtgcattaaaggatgggttcacaatttttcaagtctgtcttaaaacaacagtcagatgcccaaattaacactgaataggtttttcttttgcttgctgtaatcaactgaccattagaaaatcccttcataatgcacttacaatgtaagtgatgggggacaaaatccacagtcctcctgtgcaaaaatgtatttaaaattttatctgaagctaatatgaagcttcagtcgtccaaatgagtcaaataaagtagatgtctttcaacgttacagtctctttagtgccaaagttcctctttttgttactatacttccaccacagctcaacaaagaaacactgtctgaggaaacaaaaagagggaatttgatgctaaaaagactgtaaatgtggcagatatccacttgaaaagacacacttgaaaaattgtgaacctttcctttaagtGTTAAATTATGCTttaacacatactgtaagtcTTTAATGCAGCTCTTTGACAGAGAAGgtttcacaaacaaacacaaatgtgctGGATTCGGTTCTTGTTCTGCTTCTTTCCCTCTCAAGAATCAAATTATTGTATCATCTGATAGCATCACCTCTTAACTTTAGAAATATCAGAGAAATAATGGGAGCAAATCTGTAgatcaaaataatattttggaTTTCAGATGCTGactcagtgtttctgtttggtTGTTAGTGAATATACTCACCAGTAGTGGGAGGCGCCGTGGTCCAGCTAGGGTAGGTGGTGGCGGGGTAGGGACGTGTGGGGTAGGGACGAGTGGTGTAGCGACGTGTGGGGTAGGGACGAGTGGTGTAGCTACGTGTGGGGTAGGGACGAGTGGTGTAGGGACGTGTGGGGTAGGGACGTGTGGGGTAGGGACGAGTGGTGTAGCGACGTGTGGGATAGTCATGGGTGGGGTAGGGATGAGTAGGGTAGGGGCGAGTGGGGTAATCATGGGTGGGGTAGGGATGAGTGGGGTATTCATGGGTGGGGTGCGGTTCAGTGGGGTAAGGCCAAGTGGGGTAGGGCCAAGTGGGGTAGGGCCAAGTAGGGTAGGGCCAAGTGGGGTCAGGCCAAGTGGGGTAGGGACGGGTGGGGTAGGGCCAAGTGGAGTAGCGTCGGGTGGGGTAGCGTCGGGTGGGGTAGGGACGGGTGGGGTAGCGTCGGGTGGGGTAGGGACGGGTGGGGTAGGGACGGGTTTGGTAGGTAGGAGTGGGAGAAGTGGAATTAGCGAAATAGGGGGGATAGAAAGATATTCCTCCATAACGTGACAACGTGACCATCTTCCAGTTTAAATTTGATTGAGGGGGAgctggagaaagaaaagaagaagagttaCCACACAAACAAGTTGTCAGCACGATATAAAGTCAATTCTTTCTACTCATGCTTTATATGGCATGTTTTCTGCTTCCATCATGTGTTTCATTGTGTGACTCTCACATTTATACTATACAGtacagcagtggttcccaacctttttggcttgtgacctcataaaataaaacaaagtctaCCTGGGATCCCTCATCACACTTTGGATTCTAATGAAAGAGgacttattttcttttattttaataacttttagagGCTTTGGGAGATCAAATACACTAATtcagaataaataaagcaaaaattatAGGAAAGCTGTCCTGTCCTGTCATCTTGCGACCCCTTAGATTAATCCAGCGACCCCTTGTGGGCACcccgacccccaggttgggaaccactacAATACAGTATACTGTGTTAATTAGAGTTGATTGTATTTTATCAATATTAATGGATATGTCTGGTGTTATTCTagatttgttgttattgtcaacaaatcccctaaaaagacaaaaaaacaacaatctatTAGTCCATCACTCAATACTCTCTGACTTCCCTGCCCcatctgtggcactcagccccaagACCACTGGTCCAAACTGAGGATGTACATCTTTCAAGccgctataatcaatattttttacaataacaatgtgacagtgtgtaatgtgaggGGTGCCGCTCGTAGTGATGATCCTACAAAGAATTATCTGCAGCTCCcttcggctttacggagctttatagtgagtttcagctcattgtttagctgcaactttactgttttggttcactctcggtgctctcatagcatcgttttcagccacagcaggcagctgttttcagctctaaaaacccactgtacactacctgctcagcaatAGGgcaaacagagctaaaaaggaGACAATATTGGAATTACATTCAGCAGaaggacagaaacacgactcaaaattaataataatgttgtgtgttcacacctttgttttctgctgcccccaagtggccaaaaaaaacagttaatgcaggtttaacaaTCCTTTTTAgattcctaaaacagctggtcccTGTAGTTTTTAGGAATTGTTCCTCAAACAGggtaaaataatacatttgttggGAACTACTTTCTGCAGCGGATGAGTACTTCCgacagcaggacggtgtgtgtgggattgagtcaaaataagtgtgtgtattcatggtagtgaagcaacatgtcacccagtgcagcagtgtggctttACAGCAgaaaggaataagatatatcagactccCAGAGAACAAAAGGGACTGAAGCACATCGATTAATTCACAGCCTTTAATTGTTCAACACTACTGTGTCTTAATCACAGTGGTGTTGAAACCTTAATCTGTTTGCACAGTTAAAAGCTGTGAATTAATCACTGTGCTCCAGTGCCTTTTATTCTCAGGAAGTCTGCCATCCTCGAACTGAGAAGCACGtgattcagctgcattttgctgGAAGATGTGCGGAGAAACCTGTTTCAACAAGagatatcaggctttggatacacacacaatgtttgtttgtagaattaattcattgttggttttggtctttttgtgggatttgttgacaataagaggATTATAGAATATAACCCGATTTATCCTTTGAGAAGTTTTATCATGAGTTTGAACACAAGTTATCatcataattaattattaagttttaaaaatatatcctGAAGttaatgtcaataaatctcaCCAAAGTACACTGAATCACTGATAAAGTCAGAGACATATTTCATTACACAGTAAACAAACTTACACAACATTTACACAATCTTGGTTCcctgttttcagtgtgtgtgtgtgtgtgtgtgtgtgggagagagagagagaggaaatgggTCTTTGAGATTTGTCGCAAGCTATGTCCCAGTTCCACATTACATGCTAACAGTACGCAGTATTCACTAGCTGTCATTATATAAGAAATCTTTTTGCTCTTACTGAAAAGGCTTCAAACTGTGACTTCAGAATGCTGCCAAACAAACTTCACAAAGTTAAAGCTGAATGGTTTTccaaatgtttagttttgttgtgtgtcaggtttttttttatttttgagctGTCTCACCAATATCCACAGTTAGATGTCATTTTGTTGCCGCTGTGAGTAGCTCCTCTGTTTCCTTTATGCTTTGCATTGTTGGACAATAATGTCCATCAACAGTAGAACCTTCAAAAATCAGGCGTTGTTTTGGTCTGAATACTAATTTCACTTTTCCAGGGTGAACAAACTACATATATATGATTTTTATAATTAGTATTTCTCGGCATGTTGTGCCTTTCTGACAGACTTCACAGTAGCACCTTTCgacaacaacatgaaacaaagaTCCACAGTTGGACTCAAACTGGGGATGTTGGGGTTCATGGTCAGTGCTTTAAACCCTAGACCACCAGGACGCTCCATAATTCTTAATTATGAAAGGATATGGTTGGtgattttccatatttttcttattgtcaccAAATCTCATGTAGAACCAAAACAACAAGTACaggtattgtgtttgtatccaattctgatatatcttactcctctgtgccgtagagctccaaaaaacaaaacacatcaatgagccacaccgctgcactgggtgacatgttccttcaccacaaagagtCTAAAAACAaaggctccaaagactaataacagcgattaCATTGTACTACATTGTACCGTAGTCTTaggggtgaaggaacatgtcacccagtgcagcagtgtggctcattgatgtgtttttaacagttcttggacaacaatggagctctacgacacagaggaataagatatatcagactttggatacacacacaatacttgttagtagatcagttcattgttggtttggttctgcacatgagatttgttgtcaataagaaaaatatagaaaatcacctgCCATATATCATTGGTCCCATTTTAAGGTGCATCACTTACTtgttaattgattgattgtattaaattacatgtttttttttattcagtggCTAGTTGGGATCCTGAGCTACACTAATGTGAACATGTTTTAGTTTGTATGTTAGTGTTACAACTGTTGTGGCGTTAAGTCTGTCATATGTTGTCTGTTGTGCTATTTGTCACTGTGCATGGGTGACTAAACCAGTCGTTTCCTTATTGCACTAACAAACTCAAAACCAAAAGTTGCTTAGAGTCAGTCTGCAGTCTGTCTGCAAGCTTCAGTCTTACCAAAACCACAGAAGAAACGGAACGAAAACTGTGAACTTTAGCCCGACTGCACTGACTAATCCTACCTGAACCAGCATTTGTATCCTGTTTTGCTATCATATGTACACACTTGTTATCTACCTGCTGGAGGAATATTTACATATTCTACCGTTGGCTCCTCTGAAtaaaagattcaagattcaagatttagtttatttgcattttcttgtgtatttgcatacacgAAAAAAAACCAAATACTGTTCCTtccagcccacagcagtgcaacaacaacagaaaggataaagatatactgcatatcttattgtatttatttatcgggacagtgtacagtttttaacataaatgatgcactgtaccagatttagctagttttcatctgtagtcccttACAATTACAACAtctaacagcacaataacaaacaatacaaagcaaaaaacacacacaggacacactacacaaaatacaaagccacacacaacagcacatcatgTACACCCACACGTCGACCAGAAATCAACAATGCAAGTATGTCAAACCAAAAGCAAGATCATTTGAGAAGATCATGAGATCAAATCCAGACTCAGTGACCACAGAGCTGAGCGTCCTTCAGCAGATTCTTCAACCTGGTTCTGAATGCACTGATtgaactgcagttcttcatatctGGACATTCctctgagttgtggctttcacagaaaaagctgatggtccaaatgcagtgtgacgaaatggtatggtacaatcatGTATAGaagatattctggaggatctaataaaACTTAttgagcgagtgtacacaaagtcacatagtggaggagggaccaaaccatttaaaattttataaactaggcacaaatttgagaataatctaaaattctccaGTActctacagtgatggaaatgcattggctttttgtcaagagtttttagagtttgtttgtataaggactcaagagattttatggctgttttccagcctgcccccaacatgtgatgcaataagacatacaGGAAAAAACTACAGCATGAggaaatatcttggctgcgtccaaagagagacagtttctaatatgtctaaattTGCTAaattgtactttatggttttaagtGCTTCAAAACaattcccttttttaaaaaataatgaaaacatataaaccccaagagaaaataaaacaaaaaaagaacgaGCAGTTAGCAGCGCAGTTTGTTAAAGTGCATTAATGTCTCAGTTAGACAGCTCTTACATGTAAACGAGTGACCAACACTGATGGGGGAGTTGTAtcatccattttgctgtccagagtCTGCTAAATGGATAAAGTGTATAACCTGCATTTAACCAGCAAGTCAATTGCAATATATAAGAATATCTTAATCTCCCTTAAAAGtatttatagtgtgtgtgtgtgtgtgtgtgtgtgtgtgtgtgtgtgtgtgtgtgtgtgtgtgtgtgtgtgtgtgtacctgatgTAGTTGGCCATGTTGGTGGTCTTTGAGTAGCAGTCGAAGTTCTTGCAGATATAGTCGTAATTAAACGATcggtattaaaaaaaaacccaaaccctATGACAACCAATGCGACGGGAACAAAAAGCAGTTTC includes these proteins:
- the LOC137181032 gene encoding adhesive plaque matrix protein-like; this encodes MKMMGKLLFVPVALVVIGFGFFFNTDRLITTISARTSTATQRPPTWPTTSAPPQSNLNWKMVTLSRYGGISFYPPYFANSTSPTPTYQTRPYPTRPYPTRRYPTRPYPTRRYPTRRYSTWPYPTRPYPTWPDPTWPYPTWPYPTWPYPTWPYPTEPHPTHEYPTHPYPTHDYPTRPYPTHPYPTHDYPTRRYTTRPYPTRPYPTRPYTTRPYPTRSYTTRPYPTRRYTTRPYPTRPYPATTYPSWTTAPPTTGVSVCLRYLIDFETSSRIFTLSPASRNPMFLGVRGSDTYSLYMPSSGYYYWYFKPNIKFQSLIEPEIWTRVCLTVDTNSVVQVFSGSNMSIRKILPFQNVWSGEPMIEFSGIDGQVTDVQIWDYALSHKEIFNYMTRGVYRPYQGSVLTWSDVSYTVSGKTLFEDSYELLGGKVSSRKRGHQPKAERKTWKVFNKSGRKEERL